From a region of the Paeniglutamicibacter cryotolerans genome:
- a CDS encoding SURF1 family cytochrome oxidase biogenesis protein — translation MYRFLASTRWLGWLLIACVFAAGCVFLGRWQMDRLAGVKEEIRHVQVNYDAAPLTYAQAAPLLDHLPEDGKWTQVALTGKYAIDDTVIVRNRPRSGNPGYEVLVPFHVKDGGTVIVNRGWLPIGNEHAGNPDVVPAPQSGTVQIVVRLKSGEPKVSRGAPAGQLASIELPAMAQLLDYPIHLGAYGLMATESPAAATAPDQIEKPEADEGSHLSYAFQWFTFGLLAFFGLGYAAKQQARLNREDKEVEEAAVASGIEVDHSAYRAPRQRKTRRRDGSLTDEALEDAYLDAVEDKGRPGS, via the coding sequence GTGTATCGTTTCTTGGCCAGTACCCGCTGGCTCGGCTGGCTCCTGATCGCCTGCGTTTTCGCCGCCGGGTGCGTCTTCCTCGGCCGCTGGCAGATGGACCGCCTTGCCGGGGTGAAGGAGGAAATCCGCCACGTCCAAGTCAACTACGACGCGGCTCCCCTTACCTATGCGCAGGCCGCACCACTCTTGGACCACCTGCCCGAGGACGGCAAGTGGACCCAGGTCGCCCTGACCGGCAAATACGCCATCGATGACACGGTCATCGTGCGCAACCGTCCGCGCTCGGGCAACCCCGGCTACGAGGTCCTGGTTCCGTTCCATGTGAAGGACGGAGGGACGGTCATCGTCAACCGCGGCTGGTTGCCGATCGGCAACGAACACGCAGGTAATCCGGATGTGGTGCCAGCTCCCCAGTCGGGAACCGTGCAGATCGTGGTGCGGCTGAAGTCCGGCGAACCCAAGGTGAGTCGCGGAGCGCCTGCCGGCCAGCTGGCCTCCATCGAGCTGCCCGCTATGGCGCAGCTGCTCGACTACCCCATTCATCTGGGCGCCTACGGCCTAATGGCCACCGAATCCCCCGCGGCGGCCACGGCACCGGATCAGATTGAGAAGCCAGAAGCGGACGAGGGCTCCCATCTCTCCTACGCCTTCCAGTGGTTCACCTTCGGCCTGCTTGCCTTCTTCGGGCTCGGCTATGCGGCCAAGCAGCAGGCACGGCTCAACCGCGAAGACAAGGAAGTCGAGGAGGCCGCCGTCGCCAGCGGCATCGAGGTCGACCATTCGGCCTACCGCGCCCCGCGTCAGCGCAAGACCCGCCGTCGCGACGGCTCACTGACCGATGAGGCACTGGAGGACGCATATCTCGATGCCGTCGAGGACAAGGGCCGCCCCGGAAGCTGA
- a CDS encoding DUF3995 domain-containing protein produces MQSTNDDAAAAYTAHRGFLIGACLGGIHAGFSLYWAAGGTWLVWTLGSSLLETFRGKEWLLILVAIVKLVAALAPVLLARRGWPADPLTRGISWLGALVLVLWGGLNTIVGNLVLAGLIGDPSGYDLPGMIGHAYLWDPIFLAWGIALAFGLRATRKRSTTSLR; encoded by the coding sequence ATGCAATCAACGAACGATGACGCCGCCGCGGCCTACACGGCGCATCGAGGCTTTCTCATCGGCGCGTGTCTCGGAGGTATTCACGCGGGTTTCAGCCTCTACTGGGCCGCGGGCGGTACCTGGCTCGTCTGGACGCTGGGAAGCAGCCTGCTGGAAACCTTTCGTGGGAAAGAGTGGCTTCTCATTCTGGTCGCCATCGTTAAGCTCGTCGCTGCCCTGGCACCAGTCCTGCTGGCCCGTCGAGGGTGGCCAGCCGATCCGCTTACTCGCGGGATATCCTGGCTGGGTGCACTAGTCCTAGTCCTCTGGGGCGGATTGAACACAATCGTCGGCAACCTTGTACTCGCCGGGCTGATCGGCGATCCTTCCGGCTACGACCTCCCGGGCATGATCGGCCACGCCTACCTGTGGGACCCGATTTTTCTCGCGTGGGGAATCGCTTTGGCGTTCGGCCTACGGGCAACCCGGAAACGAAGCACAACTAGCCTGAGGTAG
- a CDS encoding DUF3099 domain-containing protein: MQQPHGPKVHRITDADESRSADMHSRMVKYTISMSVRLACFIAAFIFDGWLRWALFAGAAVLPYIAVVLANGGADHSKRGEASWMNDGGPRNSLGPAGSSTAADPANPDTPDGSGASAGPAEDSPLREEDDPVEGIVLEGLLLEDLEENPHKPHRGQQHGPHGPAAADGGAA, encoded by the coding sequence ATGCAGCAGCCCCACGGGCCAAAAGTCCACCGCATTACGGACGCAGACGAGTCGCGTTCCGCAGACATGCACTCGCGCATGGTCAAGTACACGATCTCGATGTCGGTGCGCTTGGCCTGCTTCATCGCCGCGTTCATCTTTGACGGGTGGCTGCGCTGGGCACTTTTTGCCGGCGCAGCCGTCCTGCCCTACATCGCCGTGGTCTTGGCGAATGGTGGAGCGGATCATTCGAAGCGCGGCGAGGCATCCTGGATGAATGACGGGGGTCCCCGCAACTCGCTGGGCCCGGCCGGCAGCTCCACTGCTGCCGATCCCGCGAACCCGGACACGCCCGATGGTTCCGGGGCGTCCGCAGGCCCGGCCGAGGACTCGCCCCTGCGCGAGGAAGACGACCCCGTTGAGGGCATCGTCCTGGAGGGGCTGCTGCTGGAGGACCTGGAAGAGAATCCGCATAAGCCGCACCGCGGCCAGCAGCACGGGCCCCACGGCCCCGCTGCCGCCGACGGGGGCGCAGCATGA
- a CDS encoding DUF2637 domain-containing protein has protein sequence MLEKLPNEPHKTVLGTAVAATVLIAIGAFVLSFAALTDLAQRSGIEANLAWIWPIIVDGMIVAATVAIVALNGHSRRAMIYPWALLFFGAIVSTAANSVHAILSVDKMASDIPPLVSALVAAMPPVVLLAITHLTVHMYQKRAEAAELRAIRDHDEEAVAGEKYGVAYDDGWAAAMDDAQAAADAARVEHTEELSRLRAEQAVAAKHAATKQQVAAVVSAAPVKAKATGTLPAAKVSTAGGTNETAPLYDEAMQALDGEKVTGRA, from the coding sequence ATGCTCGAAAAACTTCCGAACGAACCGCACAAGACAGTGCTCGGCACGGCCGTGGCAGCCACCGTCCTGATCGCCATCGGCGCCTTCGTGCTGTCCTTCGCCGCACTGACCGACCTGGCCCAGCGTTCGGGCATTGAGGCCAACCTCGCCTGGATCTGGCCGATCATCGTCGACGGCATGATCGTCGCTGCGACGGTGGCCATCGTCGCCCTGAACGGGCACAGCCGACGCGCGATGATCTATCCCTGGGCGCTGCTCTTCTTCGGCGCCATCGTCTCGACGGCAGCCAACTCCGTGCATGCCATTCTCTCGGTGGACAAGATGGCCTCCGATATCCCGCCGCTCGTTTCGGCGCTGGTTGCCGCGATGCCTCCGGTCGTGCTGCTCGCCATCACCCACCTCACGGTGCACATGTACCAAAAGCGGGCCGAGGCGGCCGAGCTGCGCGCCATCCGCGACCACGACGAGGAAGCAGTCGCCGGGGAGAAGTACGGCGTTGCCTACGATGACGGTTGGGCCGCCGCCATGGACGATGCCCAGGCCGCCGCCGATGCGGCTCGGGTCGAGCACACCGAGGAACTGTCCCGGCTGCGGGCGGAGCAGGCCGTAGCAGCGAAGCACGCGGCAACCAAACAGCAGGTGGCAGCAGTAGTGAGCGCCGCGCCTGTCAAGGCCAAGGCCACCGGAACGCTTCCGGCAGCCAAGGTGTCGACCGCTGGCGGCACCAACGAAACGGCTCCGTTGTACGACGAGGCCATGCAGGCGCTGGACGGCGAAAAGGTGACCGGTCGCGCCTAG
- a CDS encoding ABC-F family ATP-binding cassette domain-containing protein: MEGVSFRIDKGDKIGLVGRNGAGKTTMTRVLAGESLPAGGTVTTSGTIGYLPQDPRTPNMEQLARDRILSARGLDIVVGKLKKCHEDMASEDPAVAAKAMRQYDRIEAEFIAGGGYAAESEAAAISNNLSLPERLLNQPLSTLSGGQRRRVELARILYADAETLLLDEPTNHLDADSITWLRGFLANHQGGLLVISHDTSLLEATVNKVIHLDANRATMDVYNLGWKRYLQQRETDERARKRERANTEKKATTLLAQANKMKARASGASAAQSMLKRVDRLMGGLDDVRVADRVAALRFPDPAPCGKTPLMAEGLSKSYGSLEIFTDVSLAIDRGSKVVILGLNGAGKTTLLRMLAGVSEPDTGELIPGHGLKIGYFAQEHDTLDVERSVLENMRSAAPSRMGDAEVRGILGSFMFNGDDVNKPAGVLSGGEKTRLALATIVASSANVLLLDEPTNNLDPASRAEILSALSNFPGAVVMVSHDEGAVSALNPDRVVLLPDGDEDLWNDDYLELVTLA, encoded by the coding sequence ATGGAGGGCGTGAGCTTCAGGATCGACAAGGGCGACAAGATCGGCCTCGTCGGCCGTAACGGCGCCGGCAAGACCACGATGACCCGCGTGCTGGCGGGAGAATCGCTGCCCGCCGGCGGCACCGTCACCACCAGCGGAACCATCGGCTACCTGCCCCAGGATCCGCGCACCCCGAACATGGAGCAGCTGGCCCGAGACCGCATCCTCTCCGCTCGCGGCCTGGACATCGTCGTCGGCAAGCTCAAGAAGTGCCACGAGGACATGGCCTCCGAGGATCCGGCGGTCGCCGCCAAGGCCATGCGCCAGTACGACCGCATCGAGGCCGAGTTCATCGCCGGTGGCGGTTACGCTGCCGAGTCCGAGGCCGCCGCGATCTCGAACAACCTCTCGCTGCCTGAGCGCCTGCTCAACCAGCCGCTGTCCACCCTCTCCGGCGGCCAGCGCCGCCGCGTGGAGCTGGCCCGCATCCTGTATGCGGATGCCGAAACGCTGCTACTCGATGAGCCCACCAACCACCTCGATGCCGACTCGATCACCTGGCTGCGCGGCTTCCTCGCCAACCATCAAGGTGGTCTGCTGGTGATCTCGCACGATACCTCGCTGCTCGAGGCCACGGTCAACAAGGTCATCCACCTCGATGCCAACCGCGCCACCATGGACGTCTATAACCTGGGCTGGAAGCGCTACCTGCAGCAGCGTGAAACCGATGAGCGCGCACGTAAGCGCGAACGCGCCAATACGGAGAAGAAGGCAACGACCCTGCTGGCCCAGGCCAACAAGATGAAGGCCCGTGCCTCCGGCGCATCCGCCGCCCAGTCGATGCTCAAGCGCGTGGACCGCCTCATGGGCGGGCTGGACGACGTCCGCGTCGCCGACCGCGTCGCGGCGCTGCGCTTCCCGGACCCGGCACCGTGTGGCAAGACCCCGCTCATGGCCGAGGGCCTGTCCAAGTCCTACGGCTCGCTCGAGATCTTCACCGACGTGTCGTTGGCGATCGACCGCGGATCCAAGGTGGTCATCCTGGGCCTGAACGGTGCCGGTAAGACCACGCTGCTGCGGATGCTCGCCGGAGTGTCCGAACCTGACACCGGGGAACTGATCCCGGGCCATGGCTTGAAGATCGGCTACTTCGCCCAGGAGCACGACACCCTGGACGTGGAGCGTTCGGTGCTGGAAAACATGCGTTCGGCCGCTCCGAGCCGCATGGGCGATGCCGAGGTGCGCGGCATCCTCGGTTCGTTCATGTTCAATGGCGACGACGTGAACAAGCCGGCGGGCGTGCTCTCCGGCGGCGAGAAGACGCGTCTGGCCCTGGCAACCATCGTGGCCTCCAGCGCCAACGTGCTGCTGCTCGATGAGCCCACCAACAACCTGGACCCGGCCTCGCGTGCCGAGATCCTTTCCGCGTTGTCCAACTTCCCCGGTGCCGTGGTCATGGTGTCCCACGACGAAGGCGCCGTGTCGGCGCTGAACCCGGACCGTGTCGTGCTGCTGCCCGATGGCGACGAGGACCTCTGGAACGACGACTACCTGGAACTGGTCACGCTGGCCTAA
- the fabG gene encoding beta-ketoacyl-ACP reductase, translated as MSEIPTYTPRSILVTGGNRGIGLAIARAFAEQGDNVAITYRSGEVPEGLLGVKADVTDAASIDAAFTEVEAAHGPVEVLVANAGVTRDTLLMRMSEEDFTSVIDTNLTGAFRVIKRASKGMIKLRRGRIVLISSVVGLYGSPGQINYAASKAGLVGMARSLTRELGSRGITANVVAPGFINTEMTAALPEATQKGYLDSIPAKRFAEADEVAKVVRWIAGPEAGYISGAVIPVDGGLGMGH; from the coding sequence ATGTCCGAAATCCCTACCTACACTCCCCGCAGCATCCTCGTCACCGGTGGAAACCGCGGCATCGGCCTGGCCATTGCCCGTGCCTTCGCCGAACAGGGCGATAATGTGGCCATCACCTACCGTTCGGGCGAGGTGCCCGAGGGCCTGCTCGGCGTGAAGGCCGACGTGACCGACGCCGCGTCCATCGATGCGGCCTTCACCGAGGTCGAGGCGGCCCACGGCCCCGTCGAGGTGCTTGTCGCCAACGCCGGCGTCACCCGCGACACGCTGCTGATGCGCATGAGCGAAGAGGACTTCACCTCCGTTATCGACACCAATCTCACCGGTGCCTTCCGTGTGATCAAGCGCGCGTCCAAGGGCATGATCAAGCTGCGTCGCGGTCGCATTGTGCTGATCTCCTCCGTCGTGGGACTCTATGGATCCCCGGGCCAGATCAACTATGCCGCTTCGAAGGCCGGCCTGGTCGGTATGGCCCGATCGCTGACCCGCGAGCTTGGTTCCCGTGGAATCACCGCCAACGTCGTGGCTCCGGGCTTCATCAACACCGAGATGACCGCCGCGCTGCCCGAGGCGACGCAGAAGGGCTACCTGGATTCCATTCCGGCCAAGCGCTTCGCCGAGGCCGATGAAGTTGCCAAGGTAGTGCGCTGGATCGCCGGTCCCGAGGCCGGTTACATTTCCGGTGCCGTCATCCCCGTTGACGGTGGATTGGGCATGGGCCACTAA
- a CDS encoding GTP pyrophosphokinase, which produces MGTLWETLDERLRPDVVASTEMYARVRPVLDALSESMRSRIGDLFDGSDVHPLFVTARAKTVESFREKASRMLVPADGESVPQLEFPAPLREIHDLVGVRVIVKLPHEIRDAANLIKRRRSDFDCRSDREKDIGSVESGTYGYSSRHLILRTRGDDRARDFQASLGGAVPVNGNFVFEVQIRTVLSHAWSEIEHDIRFKNTEPRAWSPHTDRQFTATAAMLEAVEDQFSQIHERFQTVSGYWDAEGEGAVALDPDRIRQIWQTLLPHVDRKSDDDWGWAGELLAAHSVVTTLEFARLLQSDVITSVRAALDHRYSPGPDRLLDDVLLWHFGTRHIELTAGGDRQRADSLRRRLRQMEGYRAAK; this is translated from the coding sequence GTGGGAACCCTGTGGGAAACACTTGACGAACGATTGCGCCCCGATGTGGTGGCAAGCACCGAAATGTACGCCCGGGTGCGCCCCGTGCTCGACGCCCTGAGCGAGTCCATGCGCAGCAGGATCGGAGACCTGTTCGATGGCTCGGACGTGCATCCGCTGTTCGTCACGGCCCGGGCCAAAACGGTCGAGTCCTTTCGGGAGAAGGCCTCGAGGATGCTGGTGCCGGCTGATGGGGAGTCGGTGCCGCAGCTTGAATTCCCGGCACCGCTACGTGAGATCCATGACCTGGTGGGGGTCAGGGTGATCGTGAAGCTGCCACACGAGATCCGCGATGCTGCCAACCTGATCAAGCGGCGCCGCTCCGACTTCGATTGCCGTTCGGACCGGGAGAAGGACATCGGCTCGGTCGAATCCGGAACCTACGGCTACTCCAGCCGACACCTGATCCTGCGCACTCGCGGCGATGACCGGGCCAGGGACTTCCAAGCATCCCTGGGCGGTGCCGTTCCGGTCAACGGCAATTTCGTGTTCGAGGTGCAGATCCGCACCGTACTCTCCCATGCCTGGAGTGAAATCGAACACGACATCCGCTTCAAAAACACCGAACCGCGGGCCTGGAGCCCGCACACCGACCGCCAGTTCACCGCCACCGCTGCGATGCTCGAGGCCGTGGAGGACCAGTTCTCCCAGATCCACGAACGGTTCCAGACGGTCAGCGGTTACTGGGATGCCGAGGGCGAGGGGGCGGTGGCATTGGATCCGGATCGGATCCGGCAGATCTGGCAGACCCTGCTGCCGCACGTTGACCGCAAGTCCGACGACGATTGGGGCTGGGCCGGCGAACTGCTGGCCGCCCATTCGGTGGTCACGACGCTGGAATTCGCCAGGCTGCTTCAGTCCGATGTCATCACCAGCGTCCGCGCGGCACTGGACCACCGCTATTCGCCGGGTCCAGACCGCCTGCTCGATGACGTGTTGCTTTGGCACTTCGGCACGCGGCACATCGAACTCACGGCGGGAGGGGACAGGCAGCGCGCCGATTCCCTGCGCCGTCGCCTGCGCCAGATGGAGGGCTATCGCGCGGCCAAGTGA